ggattccttgaacggagaaagagatgagaggtagagattgtcccactgggcgtgccaatttgtgaacacgaaaatttcctgaaacgaaagagacaagaacaacgtgcacaaacaaatatttgtattttgatgattttgggttacaatctctctcaaatttgatcctctgattctatctccgtaaggtgttgatttgtggatgtttcgttgatccaatggccgttgaggcttgatcttggatgaactgttggaagtttcttcaaggggccgtgggcttgatctttgaaggtggatttgagcggatctttaAGGAGcagttggggcttgatcttgaggatgaatgtttcttcaagggccgttaaagcttgatcttgaataacggtgatgagcggatcttcaagggcttttgggcttgatcttgaagaacagtgatgaacggatctttaaaggcttttgggcttgatcttgaagaacggtggcttgttgatccaagggccgtcggggcttgatcttggaagaacgatgaacgaagaacgaagaacgaagaaggctttcttcaagggtcgtcggggcttgatcttgaaggtggattattgttgatccaagggccgttggggcttgatcttggatgaacgatgaacgaaggatgaagaacgaagaaggctttcttgattcttcgggatgaacggatgatgaacgatgaacactttcttcaagggccgtaggggcttgatctcgaattggtggaagttgttcaagggcctttggggcttgatcttgaattggtgattgttgatccaagggccgtcggggcttgatcttggaagaacgatgaacgaagaacgaagaacactttcttcaagggccgtcggggcttgatcttgaattggtggatgattgttgatccaaagggccatttgggcttgatcttaggatgaacgatgaacgaagaacggaGAACGAAGAGagatttcttgattcttcgggaacctggatgcttgagagcttcggagtttcagagcttcagagcttacttaatgattttttggttcccctaaatgaatgaattagccttctatttatagaaatttccaaggcccaatgttgaatataatattccagatgaaataagtcatttctgccagatgttgacacgtgtcctatttgatgacttttccaacttatttcgatttttttgtttagacatacGCTACGTGTagaatttatgtaatacatgagcgtcgaaactttgatttatcggtcaacatttatttaccgaaatttcgatgtctacaatccCAAGTATACTAAAAGCTTTCCCAACTGCTTTAAGTGGTAGTCTTGTGCATGATTACTAGATAATAGACTCAAGAGCCACATATTATatgacaaataaaatttctTCACATTTACATGactttgaaaaaaatgaaaaactccACAAATGTCAGTAGCAAATGATAAAGGTGTCTCAGTTGCTGGGAAAGGGGAAATAAAGCTAATCTCAAACCAAATCAATCGAGTCAATGGCCCtatgttttaaaaatatgggtgtTGCTACATACACCAAATTTGTGCACCAAATGATATGACACATTCTGCAccatatcaaattttattaaaattattaatcaaatttcaacttgaattaaaatataaatttaattggTTCCACATCATTTGATGTGCCTAACATTATTCTTTTAAAAAAGCAGAATAATGTCAAACTCGCCCTTAGGGTTGATGACAGTAAAGGCAAATCCCTCCTAACAATAAACCTTAATCCGAGTATAATTAATAATTTGTTCTCTCCTAACTGtataaactttaattttaggaaaaaaaataatttacgaACAAGAATTGGACAAATCCCTTTAGGCAAACTTAAATCAGTTGATTCGTCAGACCGAATAGAAACATTTTGATGCTCATTTGCAGAATACAATCGCAAGAAACTAATAGGGAATCTTCTTCTCAACACATTGATTGCTTGTCCACTAGCCTTTCATGAGTACTTCCATTAGACATGCCTTTCATAATTTTGTCTAGTCCACTAATTGTCCATTAGTCTTTCTTTACTATTTCCATTAGTTGTTGTCTGCTCCTTTGGCTCCTATAAAGAGCATCTCTATTGTAAATCATAATATAGAAATACAATATACATTTTATACTCACCTTAATTTGGTATCAAGAGCAACAAAGCTCCAtcgagcaatttttttttccgatCCTCATGGCTGAATCCACCAACTCACCCCTCTTGCCCACCCCTGTCACCATTAACGCTGCTGCTCAGTTACCTCTAAAACTCACACCCACCAACTTTCCTTCCTGGTGAGCTCAATTCAATGCCCTGCTTCTTGGGTATAACCTGATGGGTTACATTGATGGATCAAAACCACGTCCTGCTGCCTCCTCTACTGTGTGCTACACCTTCTGGATTCGTCAAGATCAGCTGCTACTACATGCTATCTTAGCTTATGTCTCTGAACAGATTATATCTCTCATTTCCTCCTCTAAAACATCCAAGGAGGCTTGGGACAAGCTCACCAAGCTCTACGCCAACAAAACACGCTCTCGGGTTCTCAACCTCAAAAAGCGTCTTACGCTCATGCGTCGTGATACACAACCTGTGTCAGTTTTTCTACAAGCTATCAAAGCTATCATTGATGAGCTTGCCATCATTGATTCTCCACTTTCCGACGATGATGTTGTTCTACACGTCCTCAATGGTGTTGGACCTGCCTTCAAAGAAATCGTTGCCGTTGTTCGAGCTAGCGATACCTCCATCTCCTTTGAAAATCTGTATGACAAACTCATTGAACATGAAACTTTCCTCCAACGGGATGCACCACCAGCTGCTATTACTCCTATGACTGCCCTTGTTGCTCAAGCTCCCCGCTCCTTCCAGCGTGACTTCAGGGCCACACAAGCCTCCCAACAACGTCCAACAAATACCACCTACAACTCTAACCGTGCTAACCACCACAACTCCAATCATCATCGTTCTACTACGGGGTATCGTTGTTTTTGTCAATGGTGTGGTACTCAAGGGCATAGTGCAAAATGTTGCCCTCAACTTTCTTCCGCTCCACCCACGGTCAACCACACCACTATCCGCCCCTCAACATCATCTCCTTGGCTGCTCAACTCGGGTGCCTCTCACCATGTCACTTTTGATTCCAGGAACATCCCGGACTCCACTACCTATGATGGTCCTGATCAGATTGTTATTGGTAATGGAACAGGTTTAAGTATTACACATGTTGGTTCCACAtcactctcttcttcctctaccACCCCATTTCACTTAAATGATGTCCTGTGTGTTCCTTCCATTTCCCGTAATATTATTTCCATTGCCAAATTTAATAGACAAAATGCCACCTCTATTGAATTTTTTCCTGATTCCTTTCTTGTCAAGGATCTCAACACGGGAGCGGCACTTCTTCGAGGCCCGAATAAGAACGATACATATGAGTGGCCGTGCTTGATGCCTCAAAAACAAGTTATGAGCAGTGTGATGGACTCCTCCAATGTGTGGCACCGTAGGCTTGGTCACCCCAACCATCGAACCTATCTTCAAATCCAACGTACCTCCTCCATTCCTATGTCTTCAACTCCTTCTGTTTGCACTTCTTGTCATTGCAATAAGAGCCACAAGCTCCCATTTGGTCATTCTACGCTTGTTAGTAAGCGTCCCCTTGAACTAATTTATAGTGATGTATGGGGTCCTGCTCCCTATTTATCTACTAATGGTTTTTCATACTATGTTATCTTTGTCGATCATTTCACGAAATATATTTGGTTTTATCCCATGAAACACAAATCCAATGTTTTCTCAATCTTCACAACCTTTAAAGCTTTTGTAGAAAACTACTTCCACACCAAAATAATCACCTTCTACTCTGACGGAGGAGGAGAATATGTTAAACTCAAACATTTTCTTTCCACAAATGGCATCACTCACCTCACCACTCCTCCACACACTCCTGAACACAATGGTGTTACTGAACGCCGCCACCGCCATGTTGTCGAAACAGGGTTAACACTTCTCCACCAAGCATCCTTACCCCTAACTTATTGGTCATATGCTTTCAAAACTACTGTGAATCTTATTAATAGGATGCCCACTCATGTTCTCAATAATATCTCTCCATACAAAGCTCTCTTTGGTGATCTTCCTAACTACATTAAGCTTCGTGTGTTTGGTTGCTTATGTTTCCCTTGGTTAAGACCCTATAATTCCAACAAGCTTCTTCCTCGATCTCGTCCATGTCTCTTTCTTGGTTACTCCTCTACTCAAAGTGCTTATCTATGTCTTGATCTCCCTTCCCGTCGTATGTTTGTTTCCCGTCACGTTCGATTTGATGAAAacacttttcctttttcttttcgtgACTCCGTCATCCCTTCAGTTCCTTCCCCCGACTCCACTGCATGGTCTGCTGTCACTCCAGCCGCCATCTCCATTCCTGCTCACATTGCCGAAGTGCCACCAGTTCCATCACACACCTCTTCTCAGCATGCTGCCACTCATACATCTTCGGAGGTCTCGGAGTTGTGTCTCTCCCCTGCACCATCACCATCTGCGACTGCTCACCCCCCATCCCCACATCATCTCATACCCACATCTATCATTCCTTTacccccaccaccaccaaataatttcAACCATCACCCCAtgaccaccagagccaaaaacaATATCTTTAAACCTAAACAACTTTGCACTGCCACCAAACACCCACTTCCTTCTCCCATTGAACCAACATGTGTTTCTCAGGCTATCAAAGATCCTCTTTGGCGTGCAGCAATGTCCGACGAGTTCAATGCGTTAATCCGCAATGGCACATAGGAGCTTGTTCCTCCTCAACCTTCACAGAATCTTATCGGGTGCAAATGGGTATTCCGCATCAAAAGACATTCTGATGGCAGCATTGATAGGTACAAAGCACGCCTTGTTGCTAAAGGCTTTCACCAACGTTCTAGCGTGGATTTCTTAGACACCTTCAGTCCAGTTGTCAAACCCATCACCATCCGTATTGTTCTTCATTTGGCTCTCACTCATGGTTGGCCTCTTCGTCAATTAGACGTGAACAATGCCTTTTTGCATGGATCACTCTCTGAAGATGTTTACATGGTACAACCCCCCGGGTTCGGTGAATCTACTGTTCCAACACATGTCTGCAAACTTCGCAAAGCTTTATATGGCCTCAAGCAGGCACCCCGATCATGGTACAAGGAGTTGAGCACTTTTTTGCTCAATCAAGGATTTGTCAATGCCATCTCAGATACATCTCTCTTTATTTTTCGTCAGGATAATGATGTGATCTTCCTTctagtttatgttgatgatcttgTTCTTACAGGAAATAATACCAGTCTCCTCTCTATGTTCATTCAAGCCTTGGCAAATCGTTTTTCTGTCAAAGATTTGGGGAACCTTCATTATTTCCTTGGGGTTGAAGTGCGCCACGGGTTTGTTTCTTTCTCAACATAAATACATCCATGATTTTCTCGCTAAAGCTAAAATGGATGGTGCTAAGGATGTGACCACACCAATGGCTACCTCTACTCCTTTGATTCTCTCTGATGGCTCTCCTCTCACTGATGCTACTACCTTTCGACAACTTGTTGGAGGTCTCCAATACCTCAGTCTCACCCGCCCTGACATCTCATTTACCATCAACAAACTCTCACAGTTCATGCATCGACCAACTGAGTCTCATTGGCAGGCCTTGAAACGTCTCCTCCGCTATCTAAAAggcactatttttcatggcatTCTCTTCCGCCGCAGTGCCTCATCTCGTCTATATGCCTTCTCAGATGCTGACTGGGCTGGTGATCGTGATGACCGTAAGTCTACCACAGGTTATGTCATCTATTTAGGTGGCAACTTAATCTCTTGGAGCTCTCGCAAACAACGTTCTGTCGCTTGATCGTCCACGGAAGCAGTATACCGCGCCATAGCCTCTACTACTGCTGAACTAGCTTGGCTTCAATCCCTTCTCCATGAGCTTGGTGTCTCCTCAATGGATAAGCCAACCATTTCTTGCGACAATATTGGGGCAACTTTTTATAGTGTCAATCCTGTTCTTCACTCTCGCATGAAGCACATTGAACTTGATTTTCAGTTTGTTCGTGATCGCGTCAATCGCGGGCTTCTTCAAGTTTCACATGTTTCTACTCAGGATCAGCTTGCAGATGTCCTCACAAAAGCTCTTCCTCGTCCACGCTTCCAATTGTTACGATCCAAGATCGGTGTCTCTGACGGGACCACCATCTTGCGGGGGCGTAAAAGGGAATCTTCTTCTCAACACATTGATTGCTTGTCCACTAGCCTTTCATGAGTACTTCCATTAGACATGCCTTTCATAATTTTGTCTAGTCCACTAATTGTCCATTAGTCTTTCTTTACTATTTCCATTAGTTGTTGTCCGCTCCTTTGGCTCCTATAAAGAGCATCTCTATTGTAAATCATAATATAGAAATACAATATACATTTTATACTCACCTTAATTGAAACTATATCACGGTTAATCACATAGTGGATACATGAACGAACATAAGCAAGAAGTAGATAAGGAATGTTTTTCTATATTGTAAAGAAGCAATGAATATTGCTAAAGTCTACATTTACATGCATAATCCGATCTGGGGTGACAATAATTCTCCCTCCTCAATCGGAAAAAAATGTGTAAATATTCCATTGCACAAAATTGTGACAATCACAGAGACGAGTTCATGTAATCGTTCTCCATTATCCAATCTCACAATGCTTTCAAGCGACAAATAAGATCAAGGAAGGCATCTTGTCTGCAGGGGACTGTTAGACCGCCCATTGGGTGATCAAATCCGAATTCCTCCTCAGCGTCACTCAGCAAGTCTTGAAATGCAGGGTGGTTGAGGAATGATATAGGAACAACGAACCGCTGCTTCTCACTCTCGCCAACATAAACTGGAAAATAACCTTTAGGGACATCTGCTAAATTATATGACGCTCCTTGACTTGAATTTGAAAAAGATCGCTGAAAAAGTTTCTTAGCAGGAATCACAGCTGGAAGACGGAACCCCATGTTGTAAATCTTGGGAGTAAAGACTTGTAATCAAGTTTACAGAGACTTGAAGAAGATCACAAGGAATTTCGGAACGAGGAAACTTATACTGAGAAGTTGTAGACTTACTTTGGTGGTCATAAACCTATGCATTCATATGGTATATATAGTTGAAAAGTCTTGTAAAATATCCTCATGTATTAAGGAAAACATATGGTGAAGACAATCCGGATGGGGTATAGAAGGGAATAATAGCTCATGAGGGATCACATGGTTCTGTCTTCCCATCAATCCTTTAGGCAAAATATACGGATCAAATTAACAATTTCGCTTCCCGTCACATATTTTTGTTTGTTAGGAGGCAGATATGAAGTCTCAATCACTACCAAGGAGTGTTGGTGATGAATAGGAAGACCAAGCCATGTGAACTTTGATCCAATGCTATATGTCTCTTTAAAATCCCAAATCAATTGCTTCAAGACCACTCACATCAACTACTTGAGATATTGTTCGACAGATCGGTCCTTTTATTTCTTTCTGTTTGGACACGAAATAAAAAGCAAATTAGTTACCAAGTGGTTCAAAAACTTGAATGTTTAATTAGGCAGCTGAAGAAGAAAATGCTTGTCTTCAGTATGTCTCTGATTTTCTAAGCTTATATTTATCCTTGCAAAAGGCTTCAAttgtttattttagttttaatctGACATCTGATTTTGCTTGAGCTGATTTCTTTTCATTGGGTCCATCCTGGTGGCTTATCACCAATGATTTTAGTCAACAGATGGCTTTTGACACGCCAATTTATCTACAAGTAcaattatacatacatatgatAAGAGTAAGAAGCAAATTAAAAGCACGATTATGCTAATTCCCAACTACTAATCATCTCAAATCTTTCTTTTCTACAAGCTGAGTATTCAATTGAAATTTACATTGTTGGTTTTCTTGTTAAGAAATTTTAAGCAACGGGTTTCCGTTTGCCTGGTATTGCTCATGCTAAGAGAAACAAAGTACCTTCGAAGGCCTTGGACGTTCCTAAAGACCTTTTTGAGTCTATGTTGGGGAGGGCCCAAATAAGCTAAGCGATATGTGATTCCCATCTCATACTTGAACCAACCTTTATTCCAAGATTTGATAAGTCGAACTGAAGAAGAATTTGGGTATGATCATCCCATGGGTGCTATCACAATCCCGTGCAGTGAAGATACCTTGATTTCACCTCTTGCTTCAGTGTATAAGAAGAAGGTTACGTAGGCTTCATTTATCGGCTTGTACAAAAGCGAGTTGCCTACTCGGACAAATTTTTGGTTTCAATTTTTGCATCTTCCGACGGAAGAGGCTTTTGATAAATTCATTAGATACAATTTCAAACCCTTGGGAGCTGAGGATACAAGTTCATATTCTCAACTAATTCTTATGAACTTTCCTAATAGATTTCCAAATGAAAGGCTAATGAGGTTGTAAATAAGTTCTTGTATACTCAATTATGCCATTGTTGTCTTTATACCGGTTACACTCACTAGCCTTGCGAGGATACCATTAACACGACCATTAGAAGTGCACGTCATTTATGTGCTCTAAACACCTAAAGCTAAGTACCTTGAGTGGGCTAGACCGAATGGAAGGAGGGTTAGGGGGAAGGATTTAAGACTTTGCTGGAAACAACGAGCTTTTTATACGTTTTTAACATTTCTAAATGTCATGGGAAATTTTCATGTTCAATCATACACCTCAAGGATTAACAAATTGCAGTCGCAATTAGACATGAAACTATGAGAATCTGTAGAAGAAATTTATCCATTTACAAAATCCTATTCCAGGGGGACAATAATTCTTTATTGTAAAGAAGCCATGAATATTACTACAGTCTCCATTTACATAATCGATTCTTGGGGGACAATATTTCTTTATTGTAAAGAAGCTATGAATATTACTAGAGTCTCCATTTACATAATCGATTCCAGGGGTACAATATTTATTCCTCCTGGatcgaaaaaaaaatgtacaagatGGGGATATGTCTGGTGTACCAAATTGTAACAATCACACAGTTGATGTAATTGTTCTCCATTATATATCCAGTCTCACAATGCACTCAAGTGGGAAATGAGATCAATGAAGGTATCTTGTCTGCAGGGAATTGTTAAACCGCCCATTTGGTGATCATATCCGAATTCTTCTTCAGCCTCACTTAGCAAGCCTTGAAATGAAGGCTGATTGACGATGGATATAGGAACAACGAACCGCTGCTTCTCACTCTCGCCAACATAAACTGGAAAATAACCTTTTGGGACATCTGCTAAATTATACAAAGCTCCTTGACTTGAATTTGAGAAAGACAGTCGAAGAAGTTTCTTAGCAGGAATTATAGCTGGAAGACGGAACCCCATTGTTGTGAATCTTGAGAGAAGACTGGTAATTGAGTTTAAATAAACTGGAAGATCTCAAGGAACTTGtgaaacaaggaaaattaaacGTGATGTTGTATACTTAATTTGGTGGTCAATGTCATTAACCAATGAGTTCATACGGTATATATAGTTGAAGAGACTTGTACAATATCTTctattgaagaaaatatatggTGAAGGCAATCCGGATGGGGTATAGAAGGGAACAAGAGCTCATGAGGGATCACATGGTTTTGTCTTCCCGTGCTTAAAGGCCCTTTAAGCAAACTATGTGGATCAAATTAACTATTTCTCTttccattatttattttttattgtcagGCAAATATGAAGTCTCAATCCCTACCAAGGAGTCATGGTGTTGAATCAGAAGACACAGGAACTTTGATCAAATGCTGATGTGCCATACCTGTATTAACTCAATTGATTCACGACCACTCACACCaacttgataggatttttaccacacATGCAAAAAGggttaaaaacacctaaaatactTGCAAAAGAAACAAGGTTGTCTACTCTGATAAATATTGGGTTCCAAATGTCGCTACAAAAAAATGGGCCTTTTGAGACGGTCAAAACGTGTCGCGAAAGCATCTAAAAGCGTCGCGATAGCCCTTTTATGACGAACTTGCAACGGCCAATAACGCATCGCAACAAAATGGTGTCGAAAATGTTTGGTCTATTGTACGCGATGCTTTGAGCACGTCGCAAGTACTATTTACTACGGCTTGTGACGGCTACCTATGCGTCACAAATAAGTGGCCTCGGGTTTAAAAAAAACTTAGGCGTCAAATGGGACCCCACAATGACATTATTTTAACAACTTCactaaaattattttatgtgaAATTTACTATAGGttccaaattaaaataaattatgtaaATTTCTATAAACTactgtttggacccaattttacAATATTGGCCTGAGCAATCAAGACCGTTGAATGAGCAAGATTATGGGCCGTTGGATGACTCCGAACATTCAGAGGCCGTGATTTTGCATGCATTCGGCCTACATATTTAAAGCCGTTGGATGACGGAAACGAAGGAAACTATATTAGATGTTACTATTTTATTAGTAATTTTAATATGGTGATTTATCTTATGATTACATCTTGAGAGTTAAACAAATGAAGGAGGTTACATTGCAACAAGGACTCTGTGGTCACGTGTTGTGCAACTTGGTTTGTTCGCGGCTTGATCAATGCAGAAAATCAATAATTATCAGGATTTAGGAATATTGGGATATGCATAAGGCAAGGCAGCAGATAAATATGTATGCAGGATGGGATGATTATCATATAAAGTACAAATGGTATATGCCTTTTGATGTTTTGGTTTTGGCCACGTGAATGTGCTTTTTGGGATTATATTCCATCTTATTATGCGTGCATGGCTACACTTGAATCAATGTGGTGGAAATAGAGTTCTAGTTGTACTAGGTGACAGTCTGAGGGCACGAGTTTTTTGGAAGGAAAACATGGGCTTTTTGAATAATGGTGAAGCAAAGTCAGATGATGATGGCATCTAAAATAGAGGCTTTCGCTTATCTTAAGAAGTCTTTATCTGAAGTTCTAGTTGACGAGTTTGAATTGAAATCAAATTCTACACTAGTGTGAAGCTGCGCCGCAACATTTGCTTCTATAAATACAATGTCGCGGGCATCATCCAAGGACTAtctccaactcaacacacaaactgccttacgcaaaccctcgctctacgcaaaacctctcaacaaccttaagatttttattttctttttcgccaacacatcttcagtttggataaacaacactatgaaggcaaccggcgaacatcttcagtttggataaacagcactgccgtcatagaatcagccgaccgtgaagcaccttcaatttggataaacaacattgcgtcaaggccgactggttatctatccaagtcttggtcgagaagggttttcgaatccttattggcagaggtcatttCACTAGCCTTCTCAataaagtgaggtgttaccaatCACTGGACTTGGCGTATTGAACGccaagttattttatgattagatACTCACAAgttggatttagagttcggcattctgacggccgaaccacatttacgatTAAGACGTACGTCTGCTTTGAATACTTGTGTCCATATAGTCTGGTGTCGATTTGGtatgcttatactcttacgaatataatcaccgtgaccgaATCCAAcaccgacgatttgtgaacttcgtagaactagtagccttgtcttcaggctctagaacccaaatgccg
This genomic interval from Malus domestica chromosome 05, GDT2T_hap1 contains the following:
- the LOC139196041 gene encoding uncharacterized protein; the protein is MGYIDGSKPRPAASSTVCYTFWIRQDQLLLHAILAYVSEQIISLISSSKTSKEAWDKLTKLYANKTRSRVLNLKKRLTLMRRDTQPVSVFLQAIKAIIDELAIIDSPLSDDDVVLHVLNGVGPAFKEIVAVVRASDTSISFENLYDKLIEHETFLQRDAPPAAITPMTALVAQAPRSFQRDFRATQASQQRPTNTTYNSNRANHHNSNHHRSTTGYRCFCQWCGTQGHSAKCCPQLSSAPPTVNHTTIRPSTSSPWLLNSGASHHVTFDSRNIPDSTTYDGPDQIVIGNGTVPSPDSTAWSAVTPAAISIPAHIAEVPPVPSHTSSQHAATHTSSEELVPPQPSQNLIGCKWVFRIKRHSDGSIDRYKARLVAKGFHQRSSVDFLDTFSPVVKPITIRIVLHLALTHGWPLRQLDVNNAFLHGSLSEDVYMVQPPGFGESTVPTHVCKLRKALYGLKQAPRSWYKELSTFLLNQGFVNAISDTSLFIFRQDNDVIFLLVYVDDLVLTGNNTSLLSMFIQALANRFSVKDLGNLHYFLGVEVRHGFVSFST
- the LOC103454228 gene encoding auxin-induced protein 15A-like; protein product: MGFRLPAVIPAKKLFQRSFSNSSQGASYNLADVPKGYFPVYVGESEKQRFVVPISFLNHPAFQDLLSDAEEEFGFDHPMGGLTVPCRQDAFLDLICRLKAL
- the LOC103454229 gene encoding auxin-induced protein 15A-like, which codes for MGFRLPAIIPAKKLLRLSFSNSSQGALYNLADVPKGYFPVYVGESEKQRFVVPISIVNQPSFQGLLSEAEEEFGYDHQMGGLTIPCRQDTFIDLISHLSAL